The following is a genomic window from Miscanthus floridulus cultivar M001 chromosome 14, ASM1932011v1, whole genome shotgun sequence.
CGTGGGCGACGGTTGCTACAGCGCCGGGCGCGGGCGGTTCCGAGCCGCGTGGGGAAGAGGACGACGTTGACATGCGGGGCCGAGCGGTCAGCGGCTGCGGGGAAGGGAGCGACGGCGGTTGCGGCCAGGCCGttcggctgggctgggccggcAGCGGTGCTAGGCTGCacagcgcgcggctgggctgctggcgctaggccgagcgaggcgcgcggctgggctgctggcgctgggccgagcgaggcggggaggcgagctgggccgaGGGAAAGCTGGGCTGCGGGGGAAGGAGAGAAGGCCAGCGGGCCGAAATTCAAGAAGGGAGGGGAaaaatgattcttttcttttctttttctactattttccaaatccctttttaaattcaaatttcaattctttttgaaatatttaataaattcctaacattcacaaaatgatatgcagcagcatgtatgcatcaaaaagtttctaaccttattttttttaaattttaattccacaaaatttattatttccctatcttttaatgcacacatatttgcataaataaatcctatttagctattttaaaagaaagtcatttttagggtgttacagagggGCAAGGCGATGTGCGCGGCGATGAGGGCGGGCCGGGGAGGTGCGCGAGGCAGAAGTGGCGTGCCACATGCGTGATGCAATGGGGGAGAGGAGTCAGAGTCGCATGGGGGAGCGTCGAGCGCGCATGGGGTTCCAAGTTGTGGGATGGGAGAGGATAGGATGAGTGATGAGGTTTGGTCCAAATAATCTGGGCCGTTTGATTTGAGTGAGTGAGAAAAAAGAGGGTAGAGTGGATCTCATCCCTTGGTTTCAAATATTGGCTAGTTCTGGGTGCAGTTTGCTTGGTGCACGTAGGAGAGGTCATGACTGTGtgggacatcttttggtgtggcTTTAGAAAAGTTTACATCGGTGCATTATATATGGTAGAGATAGAGATTGGAGACAGCATTGTGAAAATGCCAGGGGGGGGGGTATATCTATATTTTTTGGAGAAGATGGTGGTGATAGTGctgaatgttttttttttgttttgagatAGGGAGATGGTtgtgtatgtatatatacatggtaCAGTGGGACGCAGGAGGAGTTACACTACAGCTCTACTTCCTCTACTTGTACAGAGGAGCTTCATGTGGCTCATCATGAGATTTGGACCCAGCACAGTCTTCCGGAGAGCAAATATATAGTGTCCAGAACAACACAAAAGACAAAGCGCAAGTGTAAATGGTACTAATATTTCCCAAATGAACTATGCCCGACAGAGCAAATATTATGAGAGGAGCTGTACTGTACCTGTATAAAGTATGAGAAAGGCAGATGTTATGAGGCTGCCCATTATAATTTCACTTAACAATGTTATAGTGATTGATGTCTAGGGTCAAGTTGGTGAGGTTTGGTGGGAAATTGAACTTATTGGTTTTCACAATGCGTATATGTTTCGTTATTTCAACAGATGTACAAATCTTTTCTCTACAACTAAAATGAATTTAGAGGAATCGTACACAAGCAGAATGAAAGGGACGACCTGTGATCCTCACCCCATGGTTTCTCACACACACACGTCGCTGTTTTTTCTCCCCCAGGCTTCCCAAACAGTTTCTTGTCAAAAACGAAGTGTACGCGATTGACTCAACCACACATATTTGAGCATACATTTAACTAAATCTCTGATAAGTAACCACAAATTTAGTAACGATATATAATTTTAAGCACTACAGAAATAACGATAAACCGCACCTATATTTGTCTTAAGCTAACTGCTGGCCACATCCATTATTATTATATAAAAACTTAGATAAACGTAGCCATCTCGATGAAAGTACAATGTACAATACGGCAGCAAAGAAATGGATGATGTGAAAAACCCATTGACCCGTATGTTTTTAATAAATGTGTCGTACGTGGGTAGTATATGTTAAGGTTTCTGAAACTCTAACTCTAATCTTGGACTCTATTTCCTACCTATAAAAACTAAGCATGATAtgaatctatctagatgtgcactaAGGTTTTGCTATGTGTTTCGATGTCTCTACCACAAAATATTTATGCAATACTAGTTCCAAACTTATCAACTAGCCTAGAAAGCGAAACTAGAAAGGTTTTGATAGAAGGTAGAGAACATGAAATCCCATTCGACAGCAGCGATTTTTCTTGAGGTATTGAGAAGCTCATGCTTTCCCCTATAGTCTTCGTTTGAGCCACTCGCAAGGATGCCTTTTTAAGAGCTCATGCTTTACCCTGGGAGGCGGCACACATGGCTTCGGCAGCTAAGGTTGCCGAATCCCGCCAGGCCCATGACAGCTAATCAGCCGAGCCAGCCGTGGAAGAAGGGCATGCCATGCAGGGGCTGTGTGCTGCTGCCAGCCCTGGCCATGCAGGATTCTCCGCACCGACGCATGCTGTCCTCGGGCATTTCGTTCCGTCCACAGGGCCTCAATAAAATTCCTACCGAGAGACTTGTCCTCGGCCGGCAGCTTGCATGGTCGGTCAATCACTGATGCATACGTGGAGAAGCCGCGTGGCTGGCTGCTGAACCCAACCAAACCAAAAGCTTTCTGACGTCTGCAACGGTATCAGTGGCGAATCTAGAATTTTGTCTCAACGTATGCCGCCAAAAAAAAGTTCATATACAATTCAGTAAATCCATTTCAGCAATTCGGTAATAATTGTAAAATTGACAACATAATTCGTTATATATGCACTAAATAACAcaataaggcttaaattcatggattaagttcaaaccatccactaagtatagtataaatagttcaaaagccatatcaataattgaaataaggcataaaagagaaccagcgacttacaatgctatttttgtgactattttattcgacgctttcgaagggacataaatgtattgattatatcatcttcatcaacttcaaagaaaatatccTGCTCAATAAAAGTTACTAGATAGTCATCCAGAAGACTATCTCCCATCTTATTTCTTAACTTTGTTTTCACAAAAACCAttgcagaaaataccctttcaacacttGCCGTTGCCACAGGTAGAAGTAATACCAATTTGAGGAGCTCATAAACCATATCATACACTTTGTgcctctttgtttcaacaagcttaactgagagatcaacaatattgtctagacctttgaagctatcatcatatctcatgtcatcaatataattatctagctgcaactcaagtttgagcaaattattatttgaGAACTCCTTTGGGTAGAACTCAGCTAGTCTACGTAGCTTCTGTGCATCAAAAGAAGCAAATGACTTGGAAGGACTGAAGGCCGACATACAAGACAACAACTCCATATTAATCTCATCAAACCGATTATCAAGTTCTTGACTtatttgatcaatgacaccaataTATACTTGTCTTCTAAAGTGGTCATCATTGGTTTGCTTTTGGGCGCGAGCTTTCCTTGCTAATTTTCCATAACGAACATAATCATCATTCATAGCAGgaacttcaacaccatgtttaTCGCAAAATGAAGTGACATTCTCAAGAAAATTTTCCCAACCATCATACCTCAATTCTTGCATTCTTTtctttgccacattaacaagtgatattgcattaagaatatcttggTCCCTTCTTTGCAAACACTCAGATAACTCATTTGTATATCCAAGAATAATATACATTAAGTGTGCAAAGACAACAAACTCAAAGTTCTCAAACGCTCCGGTCACAAAATGTATTTTGGTCCAATCATCCTTATATGCAGGATCATCCCCAAGATCAACCAGTACATTATGGATTGCTTCATACATAGTAATGATGCTGCATACATTTTTGTAATGAGATCCCCATTAAGTATCTCTAGGTCTAGGCAAACCCATCTCTTGATGTAATCCAGTTCTAGATTCAATTTCACCACAGTCAAGTGCTTTCTTGACATTCTCAAGCCTAGCATTTCTAAGCATGTCATCACGCTTATAGGAAACTCCAACAATATTCAATAAGATAGATATTTGATCAAAAAAAGTCTTGCAATCAGTATTTCCCTTGGCAACAGCAACAAGAACCAATTGTAGTTGATGAGCAAAACAATGAATAAATAAGCAGAAGGTGATTCTTGCATGATCAATGTTTTCAACcctttaatatctcctttcatgttGCTAGCCCCATCATATCCTTGACCATAGATTTGAGTCATAGTCAAGCCATGACTAACAAGTAAAGCATCAATTGCATCCTTAAGTGATAAAgaggtagtatcatctacatgaacaactGCAATAAAATGGTCACATGGCCTTCCCAATTTATCAACATAACGCAAGCAAAGAGCCagttgttctttatgtgatatatcactagactcatcagctaaaattgcataaggctcatcaccaagttcttcaattattttctttctagtttctagggcacaacagtgaataaaTTGCTTTTGTATGTCTGGGCTAGTTAAGGTACAGTTACCTAGAGCATTGTCCAAAACATACTTCTTCACTTCTTCACTATTTCtggcaagaaatttcaaaagttcaatgaagttCCCTCTGTTGCTAGATTCTTCACTTTGATCATGTCCACGAAATGCCAACccttgatgcaaaagaaacttgatacacCTAAGTGAATAAGTCAACCTTTTCTTATAAAGACGAAGATCCTCATCACTCCACTTCTCAATATCATAATCAATTGCTACCTTGGGATTTGTAAAGCCAATGTATCTCTCTTGAGCTACAATATGTGCCTTAGACCCCTTATGTTTGCGAAGTGCTTTCTCTCCTATATTCCAATTCTTCTAGCCATCAACAGTAAATGTGTCTCACCCAGTACCCTTCTTGAACAAATAGCATATGAAGCAAAACACAGCATCCTTCTTAATACTGTACTCAAGCCAATCATTATTATACATCCAACAATAGTTGAATCCCCGATCCCTATCTGAAATCTTTCTTTTTGGAAAATCATGTGCAAAAGGTTTGAATGGACCTTTAATAATATATGCTCTTCGaattgcatcttgatcattaacaGGATATTTTAGAATAGGATGTCTTTCACTTGGATCATGTGGAAGGCGATTGATGTCATAAACTCGTGGCAGTGAAGACGGTTGTGGCAGTGGCATAGGATTTACAATTTCCTCAACTACTCTCTCATGAATCTGCTCTTCCACCACAGGTTCAATCGGATCAGGATTAGAAGTAGTAGCAGCTGCCGCAGCCTTCTTCGTTGCTACATGCTTCTGAAAAAGAGATGCAATGTCCCCGTTTCTCTTCATAATTGCATAAATATTACAAAGAACACAAtgccaaataattaaataaattgcgctTGCACGATTGAACTCTCACATACGATTATGGATCACTCACATGATATGAGTACTGAACAAAAGATCAATCAAGATCGACTTTGATGTTGAGAAAAATCCTCCACCTCGCCGCGTGATAGATGATTCTATAATTTTAGCGCTAAGCAATTAGCAATTAAagtacacatgaatttttttaaaagCCGAAGAACAAAGATTGAATCCCACCAGAACAATTGTGATCACAAATTCGCCTAGATGCCGCCGGTGGCCGGTGCCACCGTAGCCCGTACGGTAGCGCGTAGGCTAAACAGGACACGAGGTCGGTGGTCACGAGGACGACAATGACGGCACTGGGCACTGGTCATGGGCGACAGCCGATGCGTGAAGATCCGTATGACCGTATTACGGTATTAGGTTGGCGTACTGGTGTAGGGCAGGGCGAAGACACGAAGTCAAACCGCCTCAATCCGTAATTCCATATTGGCCTTGTCCCAGGATCTGTCTCCATCGCTGGGCCACCTAGGCACTTGGGCCTGACGCTCGCTCGCGATTTCGTGGAGACACGGAGTCACGGCCTGCCTCTCGCTCGTAGCCGCTAGCACGCTCGGGCTCAGCAGTCAGGGACTCAGGTATGCTGCAAatatgtatatatagttgctctCACGCAGGAATTGCAGTGCATACCCGGCATACACTGTAGCACCGCCACTGGCCGGTATGATGCATGTGGGGCTTCTGCTGGCGCCAGTGCGGCTGGGCCTGGTGGCTGTAGCAATCACGGCATTGTCGCTGCTGTCTTCAGCGCCCCTCTGTTCCTTGTCTTGCTCAACGTACAGGTTCAGAACCAGAGTCCAGCCTGACACTATGAAAGCAATTGAGTGGCTGTATCAAGCACAGAGACATTTCTGGAACTGCACCGAACACAGGCAATTCCAGACGACTCCCATTCTTATAATTGACACAGCAGCGCCTTGCATTAGGATAGCACTGAAGGAAAATGCGATGGGAACTAAACGGTGTGCGGGCCACAATGCTGTTGAGTGTGTGGGGTGAGGCGCACTGTCAAATTAAATAGCAATGGTGCTGGAACCGTGTAGCAGGGGTGCGGACAATTTGATGTGGAATGTGGGGTTGGTGCGTCTAACAAGGATATATATTGAGGAGATTTCCCTGTTCGGCTGGTCACAATTCCAGCTGAATTCCAGCCAACGCGCACAGTGCCCCGATTCAGCCACCAGCAAGGTTCAGCCGGACAGCATTTAATGCAGTTCAAATTCAAACACCATTTAATGCTTTTCAATTTGAAACACCAGCAGCCACGCCATTGCACTACAAATCAAATGTTCTTTACAACCAGGAAGCTCCATTACTACGTCATTTAACTCCACAAATCAAATGCCATTCATTACAGCACCATAATTAACAGTATAATGACACGGCACATCTTTGACAGCATTGCAGTCTGAAATTGAGTAGTACTGCACACACGGGAGACCAAGAATGATCATCGTCACCGACCGACTCGTCGCCGTCGATGAGCGTTGCCTAGCAGCTAAGGATCCAGCCGGTTGTTCCTGGACGTGTGCCGCCGCGCGCTCGCGTAGTCCGTCGTCATGaaccacctcatcctcttcctctcctcTACCCACTGCTCGGcgtgctgctggctgctgccatGCCTCCCGCTTCTCACCGCTACCGCCGAGCCTTCTCCTGCCACGAAACCAAAGACAAGTTTCAGCCGCTTCTCGGTGACAGAAATAAATCGGCAGCTGGTCACAACACAGTGAAACGTGACGCGACCAATGAATCACAGAGCGAGGATGTGCACTTACCAACAAGCACTTGCTGATGGAGCAGGGACCTAAAGCTCAGGAGGAAGATGAGAGCGACCAAGCTAACTCGACCAACGAACCTCGTGCTGCCGTGTGCCGTCCCTCTCGCTGGCGCAGTCTAGTGGAGCAGTGGGGTGACTGACGGGTGAGCAGGCGTACTGCATATAATGCAGGAGGTCATGTCAGAGCATTTCCAACAAGAAGTACAGGTCAAATGGCATGAGAACGGATTCAGATTGTTTATTTCAGAAGAGTTGTGAGCACAACACCTCTGCCATTTCACCTTTCTTGGCGGCCTTGCATAATACAAAAGTTACATGATCAAGTAACCACTGCTTTTTCCAAGTTTTCCCCAGGAATCAGTTGAGACTCTAATCTATTCGTTACCAATAATAGAATGCATAAGAATACAGAATACACAGTATAAGGTGTTCTGAAGCCATGCACTCAGTATAAATTTATCAGGTGATAGCATTAGTATGTTTTACCTTTTGAAGTACCTATCCAAACATTGCCGTCTAGGATCTTGGCACCGATTTCAAAAGCGAACAACCTCTGTAGAAAATTTACTCAAATCTTCTCTGTATAATTCAAACGTAGTCTATGTAAGTAAATCTGAAAGTACTTGTAATTATAGACTCAGCAGATGCCATCTACCTTATGTCAGTTTCAACAAGACCCAACAACTGACAGTAATCTTCTGAAATCAAACTGCGGAAGCCTTCATAACTAAACACCACCTCTTTCAGATACAAATTTTATTACCGGATAAGAAGAGTAGACAGGCAACAGATTAAAAAGGTTAGGTTTATTTTAGGAGAAGAAAATACAGTATCAATTATCAAAGTTTCAATGCCACAAGGACTAAGGCATGCAACATATAAGTTACATGATCAAGTAACCAACTCAAATGCCTCCAAGTTGCCACAAACTAACTAAGTTAGATAATCAAACAGTAAACCAAacgacatcatcatcatcttcataatGTAGGTGCCAGATATTGCAAGTATCACCACAATCCAATACAACATGAACAATTCTTTGTCTGGGAAGTTCAGAATCTCATAATAGAACACTGAGAATGTCCTACACAATACATAGCAGAATAAGACTTCATAATCAAATAGTGTTCATACTAATAGTTAACAAGAACAAGAAGGTTATGAAATCTGATCCCAGCAGGAAGGCACTAGGTGGGAGCCAAGCAGCTTCATCTGATCCCAGCGCACCATGACTTCACTTCCTTCACCTGCATGTGTACGTATCCTCATTAGTCGCACACTACGCAGACAAAGTAAATGTGCATGACTTCACTGATAACATCTACAAACCATAAATGATTCACTTACATTGTCTTCCCAAGGAGTCCAAGCCCATATGTTATCCACTCACGGACCTGTTCCATGTCATTAGGATCTCCCAAGGCCATAGCTGCCACTTGACTCAACGGGCCAAGGTCCGGCGCCTGCATAACCCGCCGTGGTTGGTGTTGACCCTCTAGCTCATGCATGTAGTTGTGCAATGCACAGAGAGCAATAATTATCTGGGTTGGCTTGGTCCCTTGATAGTGAGGTATGCCTTTCAACATCTGCCACTTAGCTTTCGCTGCTCCAAATGTTCTTTCTATGACATTACGCAACTTGGAATGGTGCCGGTTGAACAACTCCTGGGCATCAGAAGGCCCCCTAGTCTAGAACTCCTTCACCCAGTACCTCTTATTTGGATACGGCGTCAGATACCCATTGCGAAGTGCGTAACCGGAGTCCACCAAGTAATAGCGGCCTTGACAAATTCAAAGCTAGATATCAGTCCATGTTGAATAAGCTCCAGCATGAAACAACCAAACCGACTAAGTTCAACTAACCCGGCGGTGGATGTGGGAAAGATGCATCGGCGGCAGCCTTTCTTTTCACCCGCATATCATGGGCGGAACCCTCTGTCCCTGCCCTGATATACGTGAACCTCATGTCGAAGTCACAGACCGCAACAACATTTTGGGTTGTCCTCCCTTTCCTATTAATGTGGTCATCACGGACTCCTTGATCAATTATGACATCTCTGTGAGTGCCATCCATGGCGCCAATGCAGCCATCAAAAAACGGCGTGTACTCCACCAATATAGCTGGCTTTCCTGAATAACTAGTGTCCCTAGGCctaagcacgtcatctgcaaatCTAGTCATGGCAGCTAGTACATGGGAAAATACCTTGCTACATGTCCCCAACCCCCTCCTAAACCTCTCATGCATTTACCTCTGGCATTGATTTGTACCACATGCCCATAGAAACATGGCTAAAGCTTCAATTGATTCAAGCTCCCTACTGCCTTTTAGCCCATAGGTGTCACGTAGTATGCTATGCAACCTAACCAAATTTTCAGGCCA
Proteins encoded in this region:
- the LOC136504008 gene encoding uncharacterized protein, producing the protein MYEAIHNVLVDLGDDPAYKDDWTKIHFVTGAFENFEFVVFAHLMYIILGYTNELSECLQRRDQDILNAISLVNVAKKRMQELRYDGWENFLENVTSFCDKHGVEVPAMNDDYVRYGKLARKARAQKQTNDDHFRRQVYIGVIDQISQELDNRFDEINMELLSCMSAFSPSKSFASFDAQKLRRLAEFYPKEFSNNNLLKLELQLDNYIDDMRYDDSFKGLDNIVDLSVKLVETKRHKVYDMVYELLKLVLLLPVATASVERVFSAMVFVKTKLRNKMGDSLLDDYLVTFIEQDIFFEVDEDDIINTFMSLRKRRIK